A window of Cryptomeria japonica chromosome 3, Sugi_1.0, whole genome shotgun sequence contains these coding sequences:
- the LOC131029604 gene encoding enolase 1, chloroplastic, which translates to MAAYAMSNLCMSTLSLKKSSFLRDTSVYKSKAAIPTKQKQYFCVRAVATTSPSSSPKVGANESCKIKSVKARQIIDSRGNPTVEVDLVTDTLYRSAVPSGASTGIYEALEMRDGDVSVYGGKGVLNAVKNINDILGPQLTGLDVRDQINVDGIMLELDGTANKSKLGANAILGVSLSVCRAGAGAKGIPLYKHIQEISGTRELVMPVPAFNVINGGSHAGNKLAMQEFMILPVGAKSFSEAMRMGSEVYQVLKGIIKKKYGQDACNVGDEGGFAPNIQDNREGLVLLLDAIEKAGYTGKIKIGMDVAASEFLTKDGKYDLDFKEQPNSGANLHSGSSLAELYKEFVKDFPIVSIEDPFDQDDWSSWAALQSSVNIQLVGDDLLVTNPTRIAEGIQKKACNALLLKVNQIGTITESIQAALDSKAAGWGVMVSHRSGETEDNFIADLAVGLAAGQIKTGAPCRSERLAKYNQLLRIEEELGSVRYAGKNFRHP; encoded by the exons ATGGCTGCCTACGCGATGAGCAATCTCTGTATGTCAACTCTCTCTCTGAAAAAATCAAGTTTTTTAAGAGACACATCTGTGTACAAATCAAAAGCAGCAATACCCACAAAGCAAAAACAATACTTCTGTGTCAGAGCTGTGGCAACAACATCACCATCATCATCGCCCAAAGTTGGGGCAAATGAGAGCTGCAAGATAAAATCCGTCAAGGCCAGGCAGATCATTGATAGTAGGGGAAATCCAACAGTGGAGGTGGATCTTGTGACTGACACACTCTACAGATCAGCAGTGCCCAGTGGGGCTTCTACTGGAATATATGAAGCTCTTGAGATGAGAGATGGGGATGTGTCTGTTTATGGAGGAAAGGGCGTTCTCAATGCCGTGAAGAATATCAACGATATTCTGGGTCCCCAGTTGACTGGCTTAGATGTCAG AGATCAGATCAATGTGGATGGTATAATGTTGGAGTTAGATGGAACAGCAAACAAATCTAAACTGGGTGCCAATGCTATACTTGGAGTATCTCTAAGTGTGTGTAGGGCTGGTGCAGGAGCAAAAGGCATACCTCTATATAAGCATATTCAGGAAATTTCTGGAACAAGAGAGCTTGTCATGCCAGTTCCAGCTTTTAATGTGATAAATGGAGGTAGTCATGCTGGCAACAAGCTAGCAATGCAGGAGTTCATGATCCTGCCTGTAGGAGCCAAGTCATTTTCAGAAGCTATGCGCATGGGTAGTGAGG TATACCAGGTCTTGAAGGGCATTATTAAGAAAAAATATGGGCAAGATGCATGCAATGTTGGAGATGAAGGAGGATTTGCACCAAATATCCAAGACAATAGAGAGGGCTTGGTTTTATTGCTTGATGCAATTGAGAAGGCTGGATACACAGGCAAG ATTAAAATTGGAATGGACGTGGCGGCTTCAGAATTTTTAACAAAAGATGGGAAATATGACTTAGATTTCAAAGAACAACCAAACAGTGGTGCCAACTTACACAGTGGTTCAAGTCTTGCTGAACTATACAAAGAGTTTGTTAAAGACTTCCCAATTGTGTCTATTGAAGATCCTTTTGATCAAGATGACTGGAGCTCATGGGCAGCTCTACAGTCGTCGGTCAACATACAACTTGTAGGGGATGATCTACTTGTGACAAACCCGACAAGAATTGCAGAAGGAATTCAAAAGAAAGCTTGCAATGCCTTACTACTGAAG GTGAATCAGATTGGCACAATTACTGAATCCATCCAAGCTGCCCTTGATTCCAAAGCTGCTGGTTGGGGTGTTATGGTTAGCCATCGAAGTGGAGAGACCGAGGACAATTTCATTGCAGATCTGGCTGTTGGTTTAGCCGCTGGACAG ATAAAAACTGGAGCACCTTGCCGAAGTGAGCGGCTAGCTAAATACAATCAG CTCCTACGCATTGAAGAAGAGCTTGGCAGTGTGCGTTATGCTGGAAAGAATTTTAGGCACCCTTAG